Proteins co-encoded in one Bacillota bacterium genomic window:
- a CDS encoding dipeptide ABC transporter ATP-binding protein: MTKTQQPLLIVENLVKHFPITKGMLLTRKTGAVRAVDGISFTIMPGETLGLVGESGSGKSTTGRLILRLLEVDAGKILFDGTDVRALAKDELRELRKDIQIIFQDPYASLNPRMKVGEIVAEPLRIHKLASGRELEREVIKLLDVVGLAAVYAKRYPHELSGGQRQRVGIARALALRPKLVVCDEPVSALDVSIQAQVLNLLQDLQAEFGLTYLFIAHDLSVVKHICDRVAVMYLGKIVELAEQERLFAHPQHPYTQALLSAVPNPDPKLEFKPIVLKGDIPSPIDPPSGCCFHSRCPYVMEICRGTEPEWQEICPGHCAACHLIDHKNSRPEVK, encoded by the coding sequence GTGACCAAAACCCAACAGCCGCTTTTAATAGTAGAGAACTTAGTTAAGCATTTTCCCATTACCAAGGGAATGCTGTTAACAAGAAAAACTGGTGCCGTCAGAGCTGTGGATGGCATCAGTTTTACAATTATGCCCGGTGAGACTTTGGGGCTGGTGGGCGAGTCGGGTAGCGGTAAATCCACGACGGGAAGACTGATCTTAAGGCTTTTGGAAGTCGATGCTGGGAAGATTTTGTTTGACGGTACCGACGTCCGCGCTCTTGCGAAAGACGAACTGCGGGAGCTGAGGAAGGATATCCAAATTATCTTTCAGGATCCCTATGCTTCCCTCAATCCCCGCATGAAGGTGGGGGAGATTGTGGCGGAGCCCCTGCGTATTCACAAGCTTGCTTCCGGCCGAGAGTTGGAGCGGGAAGTAATTAAGCTTTTAGATGTGGTGGGTTTAGCGGCGGTTTATGCCAAGCGATACCCCCATGAGCTGTCCGGGGGGCAGCGGCAGCGGGTAGGCATTGCCCGGGCCTTGGCATTACGGCCGAAACTGGTTGTCTGTGATGAGCCGGTTTCGGCTCTGGATGTTTCGATCCAGGCGCAGGTGCTCAATCTGCTCCAGGATCTTCAGGCAGAGTTTGGCTTGACTTACTTATTTATTGCCCATGATTTGTCAGTTGTTAAGCACATCTGCGATCGGGTAGCGGTAATGTATTTGGGTAAAATCGTGGAATTGGCGGAGCAGGAGCGTCTTTTTGCTCATCCCCAGCACCCCTACACTCAGGCGCTGTTATCGGCGGTACCGAATCCTGATCCCAAGCTGGAGTTTAAGCCGATTGTTCTCAAAGGGGATATTCCCAGTCCAATCGATCCGCCTTCAGGCTGCTGCTTTCACAGCCGGTGCCCCTATGTGATGGAGATCTGCCGCGGTACCGAACCAGAGTGGCAGGAAATCTGCCCTGGCCACTGCGCTGCCTGCCATCTGATCGATCACAAGAATTCTCGTCCGGAGGTCAAATGA
- the tdh gene encoding L-threonine 3-dehydrogenase, with amino-acid sequence MQALVKKHAQPGLWLEEQPVPKVGGSDVLIKVLKTSICGTDVHIYDWDEWAQATIPVPMIVGHEFVGRVAAVGEHVSSVAVGDLVSAEGHIVCGRCRNCLAGKRHLCRNTLGVGVNRPGVFAEYVSIPESNVWLASPDIPLDVLSCFDPLGNAVHTALAFDVLGEDVLITGAGPIGIMATAIAKHAGARYVVVTDLIPYRLELAKQMGATLTVDVTKEDLRDAMNRLGMKEGFDVGLEMSGAGSAFNSMLDVMRHGGKIAMLGIMKSGTGIDWNKVVFNGITIKGIYGREMYETWYKMTSMIQSGLNIAPVITHRFHYTEFAKGFEVMKSGQSGKVILNWEEA; translated from the coding sequence ATGCAAGCCCTGGTTAAAAAGCATGCCCAACCGGGGCTGTGGTTGGAGGAACAGCCGGTTCCCAAAGTCGGCGGCAGTGATGTTTTAATCAAAGTCTTAAAAACCTCGATCTGCGGCACTGATGTCCATATTTATGACTGGGATGAGTGGGCCCAAGCAACGATACCGGTGCCGATGATTGTCGGCCATGAATTTGTCGGTCGGGTGGCAGCTGTTGGCGAGCATGTAAGCAGTGTTGCGGTTGGGGATTTGGTATCAGCGGAAGGACATATCGTCTGCGGAAGATGCCGCAACTGTCTTGCCGGCAAGCGCCACCTCTGCCGCAATACCCTGGGAGTGGGAGTAAACCGCCCCGGTGTATTTGCCGAGTATGTTTCCATACCGGAGAGCAATGTGTGGCTCGCGAGCCCTGATATTCCCTTGGATGTTCTCAGCTGCTTTGACCCTCTCGGCAACGCTGTCCACACAGCCTTAGCCTTTGATGTGCTGGGTGAGGATGTGCTGATTACCGGCGCGGGTCCGATTGGAATTATGGCGACCGCCATTGCCAAGCACGCCGGAGCTAGATATGTGGTGGTAACCGATTTGATTCCTTACCGCCTTGAGCTGGCCAAGCAGATGGGAGCCACTTTGACGGTTGATGTTACCAAGGAAGACCTCCGCGATGCCATGAACAGACTGGGCATGAAAGAAGGATTTGACGTAGGCTTAGAAATGTCCGGCGCTGGTTCTGCTTTTAACAGCATGCTCGATGTGATGCGCCACGGCGGTAAAATTGCTATGCTGGGGATCATGAAATCGGGTACCGGAATTGACTGGAATAAAGTGGTCTTTAACGGCATCACCATCAAAGGAATTTACGGCCGGGAAATGTATGAGACTTGGTATAAGATGACCTCGATGATTCAAAGTGGTTTAAACATTGCGCCGGTGATTACCCATAGATTCCACTATACTGAGTTTGCAAAAGGGTTCGAAGTGATGAAAAGCGGCCAATCAGGCAAAGTTATCTTGAATTGGGAGGAAGCTTAA